In Felis catus isolate Fca126 chromosome A3, F.catus_Fca126_mat1.0, whole genome shotgun sequence, a single genomic region encodes these proteins:
- the LOC109498512 gene encoding LOW QUALITY PROTEIN: beta-defensin 118-like (The sequence of the model RefSeq protein was modified relative to this genomic sequence to represent the inferred CDS: inserted 2 bases in 1 codon): protein MNAMAFTDDSQTSNGLQSVLVKNLAFGPWTKELDFAILVFLPQVIPAYSGGKKCWHKXGTLRETCKVDKVIKTVCYGGAWNFQSDITDIIVAGSTTPCFEISTKNKEGEKSDLELKVQLFF, encoded by the exons ATGAATGCCATGGCCTTCACAGATGACTCCCAGACCTCCAATGGCCTCCAGAGTGTCCTTGTCAAAA ACCTGGCTTTTGGTCCTTGGACCAAGGAACTGGATTTTGCTATACTTGTGTTCCTACCACAAGTGATCCCAG CCTATAGTGGTGGGAAAAAATGCTGGCACAA TGGGACACTGCGGGAAACCTGCAAAGTTGACAAAGTGATAAAAACAGTCTgctacgggggcgcctgg AATTTTCAATCAGATATCACTGATATAATTGTAGCAGGTTCCACTACACCCTGCTTTGAAATAAGCACCAAGAATAAAGAAGGTGAAAAGTCTGACTTGGAACTAAAAGTTCAGCTCTTTTTCTGA